CCCCGGCTCACGCCGAGGCTCGGAGCCGGGCGGCTCCGTCGCGGAGTCCCGCGTCTCGCCCTTCAGGGTCTCGGCCAACTGCTCGGGATCCATCCCCGTGCCGTCGTCCTCCACGCTGATCCACGCCTCGCTGCCGACGTCCTCCGCCGTGATCACCAGGTGACCGGTGCCAGCGCGGCGCTCCAGGCCGTGGCGGACCGCGTTCTCGACGAGGGGCTGCAGGCAAAGGAAGGGCACCACCACGGAGAGCACCTCGGGTGCCACGCGCAGTGAGACCTGAAGGCGGCCGCCGAACCGAGCGCGCTCCAGCAGCAGGTAACGGTCGATGCAGCGCAGTTCCTCGGCAAGGGAGGTGAAGTCACCGTGCTGGCGGAACGAGTACCGGGTGAACTCCGCGAACTCCACCAGCAGCTCCCTGGCCCGTGCCGGATCGGTTCGGACGAAGGAGGCGATGGCCGACAGCGAGTTGTAGATGAAGTGAGGCGAGATCTGGGCCCGCAGTGCGCGCACCTCCGCCTCCGCGACGGCCGCGCGCGAGCGGTCGAGCTCGGCCAGCTCCAGCTGGGTCGACACCCAGCGCGCGACTTCCGTGGTGGCTCGGACCAGGCCGGTGGAGGCATTGGTCGCGTATACCGCGAGCGCACCCTCCGGTCGGCCGGCCACGATCAGCGGCACGACCACGCCCTGCCGCAGCGGACAGTCGGCCCTGTTGCAGGGTGGATCGCCGGGGCCGATGACCTCGGTGCGTCCGGCGGCGAGGGCCCGCCCCGCGTGCTCGGGCACGGCTGCCCTGTGGTCGTGCCCCGGCTCCGGCGCGGACCCGTCCCAGGCCAGCACGGTGCCGGAGGCGTCCGTCATGGCCAGCGCGGGTACATCGAGCAGCGCCCGCAGATGCCGCCCGGCCCGTCGCGCGCTGTCCGCGTTCAGCGTGGCCCGCAGCGGGGGTGCCGCGAGCGAGGCGGTGTGCAGTGTCTCGTACGTCGCCTGCTCCTGGGCCGTGCCGAGGAACTGCCGCTTGCCGACGGTGCGCAGCATCAGGAGCCCGGCAGCAATGAAGAACACCAGCGCTGCTGCCAGAAGTGCAGCGGCCGCACCGGTCGAAAACCACGGCATGCTGGGACGCTACACCCGCATCAGGCGTGATACGCGGCCTTGACCGGGTGCGGGAGCCTACCTATGACCGCATGGCCCACGCGAAGACCTTCTACGTCTGCCTGCCCTGCCGGTCGTACGTACCCCAGCTGTAGATCGTGGTCATTTACTCGGAGGTAAGTATCGCCAGTAGCCTGCCCGCGTGGCTGAGACCTGGGACGAACAGCAGCTGATCGCAGATGGATTTGCGCATGTTTGTGTCGAGTTGGATTGGTACGACGGCCCCCGCGTCGGACTCGTCGACATCGATGGAGTGGCTCACTACTTCCAGTGTTACGACGTCGACATCACCCGAGCGCCTGACGAGTACTGTGTGTGGCCCGTGAGCGAGGCCCTGTTTGCGCTGGAGCGGCAACAGTGGCAGATCTTCGCTCGGTGGAACCAGCGATACGAAGCTGGGA
The Streptomyces lunaelactis genome window above contains:
- a CDS encoding sensor histidine kinase; this translates as MPWFSTGAAAALLAAALVFFIAAGLLMLRTVGKRQFLGTAQEQATYETLHTASLAAPPLRATLNADSARRAGRHLRALLDVPALAMTDASGTVLAWDGSAPEPGHDHRAAVPEHAGRALAAGRTEVIGPGDPPCNRADCPLRQGVVVPLIVAGRPEGALAVYATNASTGLVRATTEVARWVSTQLELAELDRSRAAVAEAEVRALRAQISPHFIYNSLSAIASFVRTDPARARELLVEFAEFTRYSFRQHGDFTSLAEELRCIDRYLLLERARFGGRLQVSLRVAPEVLSVVVPFLCLQPLVENAVRHGLERRAGTGHLVITAEDVGSEAWISVEDDGTGMDPEQLAETLKGETRDSATEPPGSEPRREPGIGLRNIDARLRQIYGDAYGLIVETAPGAGTKVRVRVPKFHPQAVQSGPGQD